Below is a window of Camelina sativa cultivar DH55 chromosome 11, Cs, whole genome shotgun sequence DNA.
acaaacgaaacaaaaaacTCCTTCTCAGCACCTTCCAGCAGGACGGAGCAAGTGATCACCTGACTACTTGTGTAACAAGGCGTAAGACGGACACTGGAATTCCATACCACCCATATCCTCCCTCTTCGATTGAAAGTGTAATTTGTTAAATAGGACCAATCAGGAAAAACTGAAGCAAGAATAGCTGCAGCTTTTGTTTCCTTTACCCTTGTTTCCAAAatacaaccaaactgaaaattaCCCCTCTTAACCCAATCTCGAACTACGGAATGTTTTGACATTTTGTTGAATCCGCGAACATTCCAAAAGAAAGTCGACATAAATTAATGTTAGGTACCCGACTTACTCGGGTCGCGTTGAGGCTGAGTAGAAGGGTTGCTAACATATTTATGAGATATCTTCGAAGCACGTGGGATTGATTCTCTTAGGGTTACAGTAGGTTTAACTCCACGTCCATTTGCCCCCACTGCAGGCACAACAGACACCGGTGCAGTTGAAGGTAGAACAGGAGGAACAGCGATAGAATCACCAACATGTGTTGAAACAGGTGGAGCTGCCTCCTTTGCCCGAACAACATCCTCCTCTGCCTCATCTTCATCCCCCTCACTCAAAACCGAGTAGGAGTTAGATAACACAGGTACCGCAACAGTTTGCACCAGCGTATTCTGTTTGTTCGAACTAGACATAGGCTTATGACCGGTTTTCTGTGGAGTTATCCACTCCTGAGCTTCCTCTATATCCATGGTTTTAGTAACATGAGCATCAACCGTCCCCAAAACTACTTCTGTAGATTGGTTTATAATCTCCTGAGCAGGAGCGTCTGCAGTCCCCACTATCTCTGTCTCCTTCACCGCTAGAATCGTTGGAACAACCTCTGATTCAGTTGGCAAAGCAGTTTTCAGACAGGCAGCCTGCAAATGTCCCCATTTGCGACATTGACTACATTGAGGAGGTAGCCAAGGATAAGAATATTTGACCACAATATCTAACTCCCCCTCCTCTTCTCCAGCCAAGTGGTATTCAACGGGTAAGGTTTTAGTGAGATCGGCCTCAACCAGAATTTGTGCTTCGTCAAAACTTGAGCATGCCTCTGTTTTTGGATGTAAACGTATAGGTGTACCCACTGCACTTGACAAAAACTGCAACCCCTTGTTAGTAAACATGGTGTGTGGTATATTCTTCAATACAACCCACAATGGAACAGACTTCAGCGTTGGTTGTTCCTCCTCAGCGAAAGGCGTCCATTTTGAGAGGATCATTGGAAGACCACCTATGCTCCACATTCCCCGGTTTAAAATTATGTGCCTGGTACTCTCACTGCGCACACGAAATTTAATAGTGAAGTCGTTAACCACAATGACATCAATGAGTGAAGATTTATCTCCCAATCTCCAAATTTTATTGACTATCATGTGAATCTTCCCCACATGGGAGCCTTTGAATTAAGAAACTTTCCGGTGACAAAATCTTCCCACAGTGGTtttgcatcaacaaacacaTCCTTGGGAACCACGACACACTGCTTCCCCTCAATCTCTGTTACCACAAACGCTTGTTTCGTGAATGTGTGCTTCTGCGCCGCCTTCAGCCATGGCTTTTGACCCAAACCCAAACCCTTTGAAACTGTGGTTGCGGCTCCATCCTGGGAGGAGCCTAACTCTTCTGATAAAACCTTAACCGAACTCCCTTGACTCCCTTCTACATCCAACAGCAGAGCCAGATCCAGCGGTGTACCATACTCAGTAGTCCGAGGCGGCTGATCCGCCATAACCATCAAACTTGATAGCTAAggaaaaaaccctaatcgcctTTGTAATCGCCCTCCACATCAGCGTTCTATAATTACCATTTTATCTTGTATAGATTTGATCAGAAACAGATCAAAAATATAATGGTTCTAGTCTCCTAGTCCAATTATAGGCAaactttttagtctttttttacCTTTAAAACTAGTCCAATTGATTTTGTAAAGTAAAACTGGTTGACTTTGGTCATACTCTAAACAACTGTGAATGCGATGTTATGGAATGAGACACTTTTAATGGTTTCAACGTAGTAATTAATATCCAAGCAGACGTTATGTATCTATCTTCCATttaatttaaggaaaaaaaaacaaacaactatcCAATCTAACCATCACAATCTTGAAAAAATGGGAATTTCTTTGTATTTTGTGTACTTGTATAAAGAAATTTCCTTAAGtcatatataaaatacaaataaatgcCATTGAAACCATGTTTTTTCGGTTATGGTTGATGCAATTTTTCAGAAGAAAACTGTCTACTATACGCTCGTTGTTGtcgatccaaaaaaaaaaaaaaagtccattaCCATCCAAATGGGCCAATGATAAGACACTTGAAAGACGAATATTCTGTTTTCACCCCACTATTTCGTCCAACTCTTTA
It encodes the following:
- the LOC109127245 gene encoding uncharacterized protein LOC109127245, translated to MADQPPRTTEYGTPLDLALLLDVEGSQGSSVKVLSEELGSSQDGAATTVSKGLGLGQKPWLKAAQKHTFTKQAFVVTEIEGKQCVVVPKDVFVDAKPLWEDFVTGKFLNSKAPIESTRHIILNRGMWSIGGLPMILSKWTPFAEEEQPTLKSVPLWVVLKNIPHTMFTNKGLQFLSSAVGTPIRLHPKTEACSSFDEAQILVEADLTKTLPVEYHLAGEEEGELDIVVKYSYPWLPPQCSQCRKWGHLQAACLKTALPTESEVVPTILAVKETEIVGTADAPAQEIINQSTEVVLGTVDAHVTKTMDIEEAQEWITPQKTGHKPMSSSNKQNTLVQTVAVPVLSNSYSVLSEGDEDEAEEDVVRAKEAAPPVSTHVGDSIAVPPVLPSTAPVSVVPAVGANGRGVKPTVTLRESIPRASKISHKYVSNPSTQPQRDPSKSVRDWVKRGNFQFGCILETRVKETKAAAILASVFPDWSYLTNYTFNRRGRIWVVWNSSVRLTPCYTSSQVITCSVLLEGAEKEFFVSFVYAANGVDDRKVLWEDLKFHQDSPLFRNKPWMVFGDFNEILKADEHSLFDIQPMVSPGMRDFQEVVQHCSFSDLQSHGPMYTWCNKREFGLICKKLDMVLVNDIWLLEYQQSYGVFEAGGCSHHLQCRIIIGGDKPKLRRPFKFCNALVDDEKFLPMVKDFWDGSEPLYHSTSALYRFSKKLKALKPHIKLLSRDRLGNLEKRAKDAFEHLCTYQIDTLQNPTDQTMQRKAVAYSRWLFVSGLEEKFLKQKSKLHWLKVGDGNSRTFHRAAKAREARNAIKEIQCPDGRLADTQETIKQEAERFFREFLGHRLSNYHALGADELLSLLPYRCT